Within the Streptomyces sp. R41 genome, the region CGTGGCCACCTCCGCCTCGGGTCTGGCCCCCTTCACCCGGCAGTTCTTCCCCGCCGTGGGCATGGGCCTGTTCATCGTGCTGAGCATCCCCACCAGCGGCGGCGCGGTGGCCGCCCCGATGCTGCCGACGTTCTTCCAGCACATGCACGCGGTAATGCCCCTGGCCAACGCGGTCGACGCCCTGCGCGGAGTCCTCTACTTCGATGGCGCCGGGGTGCTCGAGCCCGTTCTGGTGCTGTGCGCGTGGATCGCCGCGGGCGCCGCCCTGCTGGGCCTTGACGCCTGGCTCCGGAACCGCAGGGCGCCCGGCTGTACGCCGACGGCGACCAGGGGGAGGTCGAGGAGCCCCCGGTGGACGACCCGGCGCTGGAAATGCCGATCCCCACCGCGCTCCCCGTCCACCGTCACCACCACTTCGGCGAGGCGGTGCCGATGCTGGTCGGCACCGTCCACGACTCCGAGCCGCGCCCCGTCCGTGGTGCCACAGTGATCGTCATGGACACCGCGGGCCGGCAACTGCTGCGTACCACGACCGACGAACACGGGGAGTACGCCGCGACCGGTCTCCCCGAGGGATACCTCAGCATCGTGGTCTCGTCCGTCGGCCGGAATCCGATGGTCCATCAGAAGCTGCTGCGGCCCGGCTCGGTTGTTCGGGCAGACTTCGCGTTGCACGGCCGGCGGGACAAGGTGTCGCGACCGGTGCACTAGGCATTGCGCGGTGACAACCGGAGCGCTGTCTCGCGTCCGGTCGCTCCGGTGCGACCGGAGTGCTGTCTCGCGGACCGTGGCTCCGGTGCGACCGGAGCGCTGTCTCGCGGACCGTGGCTCCGGTGCGACCGGAGTGCTGTCTCGCGGGCCGTGGCTCCGGTGCGACCGGAGTGCTGTCCCGCGGGCCGTGGCTCCGGTGCGACCGGGGCGCTGTCTCGCGTGCCGTCCCGCCGGTGCGCCGTACGCGCACAGCGTCCAACCTCGACCGGGCCGACAACCACGGCGGTCCGCGCCGCGTGACACTAGTGTCGTCGGCATGACCGAAAACACCCTGCGCTCCGTGACCATCGAGCGGACCGGCGCCGGCCACTTCACCGCGACGAACGCGCGCGGCGGTGTGATCAGCTTCGGTACCAGTTCCGATCCTCACGACGGCACCGACTTCACCCCGGTCGAGCTGTTGCTCGCCGCGATCGGTGGCTGCACGGCGGCCGACGTCGATGTCGCCACCGGCCGCCACGCGGAGCCCACGGGGTTCGCCGTCACCGTGACCGGCGACAAGATCAGTGACGAGCTGGGCAACCGGATGACCGACCTCGTGGTCACCTTCTCCGTCGCTTTCCCGGACGGCGAGCTCGGCGACCGCGCCCGCGCGATTCTCCCCAGGGCGGTCAAGACCTCCCACGACCGGCTGTGCACGGTCAGCCGCACGGTCGAGATCGGCACGCCCGTCACCGCGACGGTCGCGGACGCCTGATCCCACCCAACACGACCGCTGATCCCACCCAACACGACCGCTGATCCCACCGAACACGACCGCGTAAACGCCGCGTTCCTCCCGCGCGCGACGCGGCGGCCCCCGACGGCTTTGCCGTCTCTTTACAACCCGCCCCGCCGCCGCTTCGTCTCTCCGCTCGATCCACAACCCAGCCCACCGAGTCACCGGGTGGGCGGACCGACGAAAGAGAGCGATTCATGCGCCGAACTGTCCTCAGCGCCATGGCACTCGCGAGCACCGCCGTGCTGGCGAGCACGGTGCCCGCGTTCGCCGACGGGGCGAGCCCCGCCCCCACGAGCCGCCCGACCGCCACCACCGCACCCGCCCCGGCCACCACCGCCCCGACCCCGGTCCCGACCACCACGTCCGCGCCGACCAGCGCCGCCCCGGCTCCGAGTGCCGTACCGACGCGGGCGCCGGCCCCGAGCCAGGTCTCCGTCGTACCGAGCGGTGCGCCGGACACCGGTGTGGCGCCGGTGTCGAAGCGGTCCGGAGCCGACGGCGGGCTGATCGGCGGGGGAGCTGCCGCGGTGTTCGCCGTGGGAGGCGCGGCGGTCTTCGTCGTACGGCGTCGGCGGGCGACCGGGGCATGACCCTGCCCTCCAGGCGCGTCTTCGCCACCGCGGCGATGGCCTCGTTGCTCGTGGGCTGCGGCGGCCACGGGGCCGGCCGGGCCACGACCGCACGCCCCAGGAGCACGCCGCCGCCTTCGCGGGCCCCCGACAAGTCCGTGCGTGCGCTCGGGCGTTCGGTGCCGGTCGCGTTGCGGATCCCCGCCATCGGGGTCGACACCCCGGTCATGCAGCTGGGGTTGGCCTCGGACGGCAGCCTGCAGGTGCCTCCGATCGCGGCGCACGACCGGGCGGGTTGGTACCGGCATTCGCCGACGCCGGGTCAGGTCGGCCCTTCGGTGGTCCTCGGCCATGTCACGGTCGGCGCGTACGGGGACGGGGTCTTCCGCCACCTCGCGCGGCTGCGCCGGGGTGACCGGATCGTGGCGCGCCTGGAGAACGGCACGACGGCGGAGTTCGCCGTCACCTCCGTACGGACGGTCGCCAAGGCGGAGTTCCCCGCCGACGCGGTCTACGGGGACGTGGACCGTCCCGAGCTGCGGCTCATCACGTGCGGCGGCCCCCGTACCGGCGACGGATACCTCGACAACGTCATCGTCTTCGCGGCGCTGAGCTCCGCGACTCCCTGACCCGCCCCACCCGGATCCCGGGCCGACGGAACGTACG harbors:
- a CDS encoding carboxypeptidase-like regulatory domain-containing protein, with the translated sequence MDTAGRQLLRTTTDEHGEYAATGLPEGYLSIVVSSVGRNPMVHQKLLRPGSVVRADFALHGRRDKVSRPVH
- a CDS encoding OsmC family protein, with the translated sequence MTENTLRSVTIERTGAGHFTATNARGGVISFGTSSDPHDGTDFTPVELLLAAIGGCTAADVDVATGRHAEPTGFAVTVTGDKISDELGNRMTDLVVTFSVAFPDGELGDRARAILPRAVKTSHDRLCTVSRTVEIGTPVTATVADA
- a CDS encoding sortase-dependent protein, producing the protein MRRTVLSAMALASTAVLASTVPAFADGASPAPTSRPTATTAPAPATTAPTPVPTTTSAPTSAAPAPSAVPTRAPAPSQVSVVPSGAPDTGVAPVSKRSGADGGLIGGGAAAVFAVGGAAVFVVRRRRATGA
- a CDS encoding class F sortase, yielding MTLPSRRVFATAAMASLLVGCGGHGAGRATTARPRSTPPPSRAPDKSVRALGRSVPVALRIPAIGVDTPVMQLGLASDGSLQVPPIAAHDRAGWYRHSPTPGQVGPSVVLGHVTVGAYGDGVFRHLARLRRGDRIVARLENGTTAEFAVTSVRTVAKAEFPADAVYGDVDRPELRLITCGGPRTGDGYLDNVIVFAALSSATP